Within the Sulfolobales archaeon genome, the region GTGCTCATATGCATAGCAACAACTGACTCGGCGAAGGGTGCTTTAGATGCCGCTATTAAAGCCCCTATGAAGTTTAGCGCAGCATCTGTGCTAGGCCTATCACTACTCCTCTGAGAGCCTACGAAAACAACTGGGGTTCTCATATCCTGTATAGCAAAGGCTATCGCAGATGCCGTATACCCCATAGTATCTGTGCCATGTGTAACCACTATTCCATCATAGCCGCTAACCATAGATCTATATACTGCATCGGCAATCCTCTCCCAATACTCAGGCTCCATATTCTCTGACAATATGCTCATTATAATCTCAACATCTATAGATGCAACCTCACCCGCCTCAGGTATAATCTCTAGAAGCTCCTCAGGCGTCATAGCAGGTCTAACAGCACCTGTATCGTATTCAACCTTAGACGCTATCGTACCCCCTGTTCCTATGACCTTCACAGAGGATCCAGGGCTCTTTAACGCTTGGGATCCCATCCTCTGCCTCTGATCCACAGGCTTTCTCCTGCTTATAACCTCTATATAGGTGTTGCTATCGATTCTAACACCAATGTTGTAGCCGCTGCCAAGCTTGATCACAAGTATATCTGGGGCTGAGTATGAGTGCTTAGGCATCACAATACCCTCATACACTATATCGCCCTTCCTAACCCTAACAAGATCGCCAACCTCTAACCCAAGATCCTCAGGGATCCCCATGCTATTCCCACATATTATTAACGCCAAGCCTATATTATAATGAGGATAGATGCTGGCAATCAAGCCAAAGAGCTTCTCAATAAGGGTTGGGGATAGAGAGGTTGAGATAGGATCTAAGGCGATAGAGATACTAAGGATAGTCAAGATGAAAGGAACGTTAAAGGCTGCATCAGAGGAGCTAGGTATATCATATAGAGGTGTTCTAATCACCATTAGGAAGCTCGAGAAAGAGCTGGGGGAGAAGCTTATAGAGACTAGAAGGGGTAGAGGGGCTAGAGTACGTCTAACCAGGCTGGGCGAGGAGATCCTCGATATATATCTAAGCACCAAGATAGAGGGGATGAGCTTCAGAAATAAGATCCCTGCGAGGGTTATCTCGATAGAGAGGGAGGGCATGTCAGCAATAGTAACTGTGGAGACAGCACCATCAACGGTAAAGGCATTGATAACAGGTGAAGCCTTGGAGGAGCTGGGGCTGAAGATAGGGGATCTAGTTAATCTAGTTATAAAAGCTTCAAATATAGCTATAATCAAGTAGAGTGTCT harbors:
- a CDS encoding TOBE domain-containing protein, translated to MLAIKPKSFSIRVGDREVEIGSKAIEILRIVKMKGTLKAASEELGISYRGVLITIRKLEKELGEKLIETRRGRGARVRLTRLGEEILDIYLSTKIEGMSFRNKIPARVISIEREGMSAIVTVETAPSTVKALITGEALEELGLKIGDLVNLVIKASNIAIIK
- the gatD gene encoding Glu-tRNA(Gln) amidotransferase subunit GatD; this translates as MGIPEDLGLEVGDLVRVRKGDIVYEGIVMPKHSYSAPDILVIKLGSGYNIGVRIDSNTYIEVISRRKPVDQRQRMGSQALKSPGSSVKVIGTGGTIASKVEYDTGAVRPAMTPEELLEIIPEAGEVASIDVEIIMSILSENMEPEYWERIADAVYRSMVSGYDGIVVTHGTDTMGYTASAIAFAIQDMRTPVVFVGSQRSSDRPSTDAALNFIGALIAASKAPFAESVVAMHMSTSDTEIAIHRGTRVRKMHTSRRDAFQSINARPIAAV